From the genome of Leguminivora glycinivorella isolate SPB_JAAS2020 chromosome 26, LegGlyc_1.1, whole genome shotgun sequence, one region includes:
- the LOC125239715 gene encoding LOW QUALITY PROTEIN: histone H4-like (The sequence of the model RefSeq protein was modified relative to this genomic sequence to represent the inferred CDS: inserted 1 base in 1 codon), which produces MTGRGKGGKGXGKGGAKRHRKVLRDNIQGITKPAIRRLARRGGVKRISGLIYEETRGVLKVFLENVIRDAVTYTEHAKRKTVTAMDVVYALKRQGRTLYGFGG; this is translated from the exons ATGACCGGTCGCGGTAAGGGAGGCAAAG CTGGGAAAGGAGGAGCCAAGCGGCACAGGAAGGTGCTCCGTGATAACATCCAGGGTATCACTAAGCCCGCCATCCGTCGTCTGGCCCGCAGAGGCGGCGTCAAGCGTATCTCCGGTCTGATCTACGAGGAGACCCGCGGCGTGTTGAAGGTGTTCCTCGAGAACGTGATCCGTGACGCCGTCACCTACACCGAGCACGCCAAGAGGAAGACCGTCACCGCCATGGACGTCGTCTACGCTCTGAAGCGTCAGGGCCGCACCCTGTACGGTTTCGGAGGTTAA